ggcatggcaccttataactcaatttttaagtttggaacttaaggctcttactatgttggttagattttaagtgaactaaaatccttaatcatgcaacataatcaagcttttgatctcatgcattttaagacatatttaaaagcaataaataacttaaaacatgcataagataaatgtgatctagtatggcccgacttcatcttgaagctttaacttcaaagtccgtcttgaaaatctccgtgggaggcaccattttcttcaaataggataagctataattaaaactaattacaactatttgatggtacgcagaccatatttgaattgaaaaacaactttggtactttagaccaattacattcaaattaatggtacgcagaccatattttctatcatatttgggccatactagtcacttcataacctgcaaaacagtacatatacaatatataccattcacccattcattatcatgaatggcccacatagctggttagtaaaacacattatgcatcacgtaaacatttgcagcaattaatcaagggcaccaataatctaccaattattcagtccttattaattctaatcaagttgttttaaccttaaggatttgtagacctaatcaagagtttatgactaaaaagggctcccactcaaaccaataaattcatatgctttactaattttaaacataaaaatgtatttctagtctaaccggaaacatacaaatttaattaaaatttaaagctcatataaatttataattgaatccaaaaagtttaatttaatttcagtcgtatttaaattaattcatgattttaattttagtaaaataattagaataaataaaatttattataattacaatattcaaaattaaaatccaagaaaataatttaaattattaattttaaaattaattaaaattacgtaaactgaaaatttcaaaataaaatttcaaaaagatctaatcgtaacgcaacaaccttacgcatcacacgcccatgggccacacgcacacagccatcgctggccatgtgcgcgcagcccatgcgctgcgtcgcatagctgctgctgctatccttcgcaaggctccacgcgagcttgtgctcgctgcgcgcgagccagcgctcgatgcacgcgagccatcgctcgctgcgttcgctcgccagcgctcgctgcatgcgagccagcgctcgctgcgcgaggcatcgacgctgggcgcagcactcgtggcacgcgagcttgcgctcgctgcgcgcgaggctgcgggcgcttgtgcgaggcagtgcgcgttgtggcgcagctcgcttgcttcccacacgcgactgccgtgccttgccttcgcccatgcccattcgtccattgctcatagcccacgacacaaggcagggctgctgccttgtgctcgtgcaccatggcctcgctcattgcattcgtgccgcatgggcgacgagctcccttgcccgtcgtcacatgcccgcactatacaacaccccttaagggtaacacgtagcgtccattgctttgtgcgtgcaagttatatgaacgaatcgcataaaatttaaaaaatttatatttaaaattaatgacaaattaataaattaatattaatttcataattttagggcgaaaaatcaaaaatttattattcaattgatttccgattaacatggattcaagtctaggtcataaaaatttaaaatttatcatatatttacaatttttatggtggtttttaatcataggcatctaattaaattataattaattatgaaaatcaaattaattctaaattattctaattttcaacaaattaatcataattacaaattagattgcataattaacaaggctaggcattcaaacttgttaaacatatacagtagatcaatcaaaaaattcaagatttatcaacaagaatcgcaaacatttaatttaacatcttaaatttacgaaattttgcattcgaaaaactaaaaccttcgaaaagtcatagttaggcttcgaatttgagaattctgggttcggcagaaaaatagttatttttgtcaaaattttagaatgccttttactagcggaattgacacaaaaatcactcgatttggatgagtgacgaagaaactgccgaaaaactgcgtacgtataattaaataaacgcaatttgcaaataattaacaattacgaaaattaatcaccccttttaattcttgcaaatttgtaatatttaaccatgttcatgcaatttagattatgaaaataataaggggctcgtgataccactgttaggttatgatacatatgacaattcataaatcatgcggaaacaaccattaacccaggaatacatattatttacacataatcatttagcacagtttagatgcatactctttgttgcgtgccttccctagctgcgcctgaaccgaacaagaacaagtctttaggactccaagtgtcgtccctccgtagatagtccacagcacgtccggatccgccttaagattgaccaactagaatcgcccttaaggtactattattttcggcacttttaggcaaatgtgtgactgaatttttctctcaaaaactcactttgaatacttgaaaacttgttttgaatatgtgaccctaggcacttatttatagagtttatggaaaggaattataatcctattagaatacaaatctatttaattataaccctactaggattctaattaaacaaagtttatctattaggattagatttaatcatattacgaatcccggtagccttaggattccgagtaacacacacgagtggcgcacaagcaccgcacgcccgcacgcaggccttgcggcccacgccgagcgcacagcgcaaggcccactgtcgcagccttgtccgcgcgcgcgcccaagctacggctgggcctggcttttgcgctgggcctggtcgtatgcttggcgtgtggttgttgcgcttggcttgctgggcgatggcccggcttcgtgctgggccttcgtttggcaggcctcgtccgatgctaattcgtacgatacgcttccgattaaattctcggttccggaattcatttccgatacgaacaatatttaatatttccgattccggaattaatttccgtttcgaacaaatatttaatatttccgtttccggaattattttccgattccgataataattccgattctgacaatatttccgtttccggcaatatttccgattccggcaatatttccatttccgataatattttccgatacgtaccatgtttccgtttccggcaacatctacgacttggaaaatatttatatttccgatacgatccatatttctgtttccggcaatatcatcgtttccggagtattcttttcttgcctgtgacgatctcagctcccactgaccaagatccgtcgattccgaatatccatagttggagtatttaatgcccttaaatacttgatccgtttacgtactatttgtgtgaccctacgggttcagtcaagagtaagctgtggattaatatcattaattccacttgaactgaagcggcctctagctaggcattcagctcacttgatctcactgaattattaacttgttaattaatactgaaccgcatttattagacttaacattgaatgcatacttggaccaagggcattatttccttcagtatttaattccattaaatacttgatccgtttacgtactatttgtgtgaccctacgggttcagtcaagagtaagctgtggattaatatcattaattccacttgaactgaagccgcctctagctaggcattcagctcacttgatctcactgaattattaacttgttaattaatactgaaccgcatttattagacctatcatttaatgcatacttggaccaagggcattatttccttcatgtatAGCCTTGATTCTTCAATCTCCTTGCACTATAATCGTTGTAGATCATAGAGCATTAATAATTCcaacccaaaataaaataaaataatccatAACTAACTGCCAAATGAAAATCACCTTCTGGCACTTTTTAGGATCACCGGTCAAATACGATGGTAAGCTCCACCCAATGGCCCCGCCCTGTAATTTCTTCAAGTCCATAACCTACGAGAGAGGAAATAATGTATATTCACGCATGTTCTATATAAGGAAATAATGTATAGTTTAATACATTACTTACCTGTAGGGTCGTAGGAATACACCACAAGTTAGGATTCTCAACCGAGACCTGAATGCAAGCCAAGTTTACCACCTGATAAATATTAGATGGATGCTAAAACATAGACGTAGACAAGCCTTACCTGGTCCAACACTAAGCTCGTGGGATACAAAGTGCGTAACTCCAGCCTTGATGCGTCAAACATTTTGCACTTGACGAGGATTTCACTGTGGAATCCATACAACCCAGACCAACCCAAATATAAAAAACCTATACACCGTTCTATTTTACCAAAACACACGTAAGAAGTTCAGCTTACCATTTATCTCTTCGATCGTCAAACACATACTCAGCTATGTTCTTTGAAGAGGTGGTCAACAAATTTCCCATGGCAGCTCTCATTTTCGACCTTTCAATTTTGAAGGGTATAACTTGTTCATCTTTTCCAGCAAAAATTCTGACAAAGAATAGCAATAAGTCCAAAGATAAATGTAAATTCCAATAACAGGAAAAAATCCGGGGTTGGCAATGTCCATCATATTATCATAGACATTACCAACTTAGTGAAACACGCAAAGAATTCATACTTCATAGTACAAAATGAGATCCTTTCTGTTGGTAGGAACAGTATGGACAACACAGTATGGACAGCACAGTATGGACATTACCAACTTAGTGAAACACGCACAGTATGGACATTAGCAATTCTGGAAATGAGTTACTACCTTCTGTTCCTTTGGTGCTTTCTCTGACGGAGGGGTATCTGATGCTTTCCTTTTTACACTCTCTCTCGAACCACCGACTACGAGACCGTCATCCTCATTATTTTTGCCATACTCCTTGTTTTCCGGGCCACAATCATTGTTGTCCACATCATAACCGGCGTTCCCTTTGACACTCTCACTCGAACCACCCACTGCGTGATCGTCATCCTCATTACTTTTGTCACCATCATTGTTGTGCATTTCATCACCAGGTTCTTCAACCTCCCCTTCCGGCATCTGCTGAATTGTCTTATCCTGCGAATTTTTCTTCTCCGCTTCCCCCAAAAGGCTCACCGGCTCCTCCATCACTTTTCGATCCGCTACCTCAGAGACCCTCTACCGCTCCGCCATATCCACCCTTTCTTGCTCCTGTTTCTCCTCCTGCAGTTTTATATTCTCTTTTTCTTCCGTAATGTTATCTCTCTCTTCGTTCTCATCTGTCTCCAGCTTCGCCTCCTCCGTGTTCATATTCTTAGTTGTTTCTTCGCTATTCAAACACCCACTTTCCTCACCGTCCAGTGTTCCCTGCCCGCCTGTTTCCTCAACCACCCTGTCCTCCTCCCTTTGTTTCTCCATCTCACGTCTTTCCATTTCCCTTTTCTCCTCCTATTTTTTCTCCATCTCCACCTCCTCCCGCTTCTCTATCTCTAACCTCTCCCTCTCTTCGTTCTCTAACCTCTCCCTCTCTTCGTTCTTAAACCTCTCCCTCTCTTCGTCCTCTAACCTCTCCCTCTCTTCGTTGTTCTCTAACCTCTCCCTCTCTTCGTTCTCTAACCTCTCCCTATATTCGTTGTTCTCTAACCTCTCCATCTCATCGTTCTCTAACCTCTCCCTCTCCTCCTGTATTCTCTGATAATCCTCCTCTTCATTCAGTTTTCTTGCGTCTGTCCCAGCCTCATCTGCCATATCATTTTTTATGCGTCTTTACCAGACTCCTCGACAATCACACTATTATCTTTTTCGTCTCTATCCTTCTCCAGCTTCCTAGATCCTATTCCTTGTTCAGCAGGCAGGTCACGAATTCTAAACCTATTACCTTCGTGAGATTTCTTGGTCCTCTGTTTTTTCACCACTTCCACGACACTCGTCTCCTTATCCTCTTCGCTTCCATACTCCTCATTTCCCGTCTCTTCACTATTTCCTCCAGTTATTTGTCCTCCCGATAGGCCTTCATTGTTATCCCTCGACGAGTTCTCTATATAAACTGCATTGCCACCGCAAATGAAATTAGATAAATGTGGTTTTTAAAAAACACAAATACAATTATATCTACCAAAGTTTGAAATTGTTACTAACTCTGTCTGTAATACATAGTGTTGACATCCGTTCTTAGCACTTCAAGCTTGTCAAGGACAAGATTAAACATTAACTCCATCTTTCGATCATGATCTATGACCAACTTACACGAGATGGACAACTTCGTAGATTCGATTAACTTCATAAGCTGGCGACAAAGTTTGCATGCTTGCATGTTAGTACTTGAAAATAatgtaaatagaaaaataatatGGTCCAAAGTACTTACATTGGATGTTTGGTAATCGTTCACAAAGCTGAAAATATGATTATCCAAGTTCTCGGTGGTTGTGTCACTCCAATCGCGGATCCTAGGTAGTGAATAATTGCAGAGTTGATTCAAAGAACTTGTGGTAGAGTACTCCAAAAAAAAGGGCCTTCAAAACACACGTCTAATAAATATAAACTCAAGTGTAAACTAATAGAATTGGACTTTTGTGTAATAGAGTTGGATACGTAGAATTTTAAAAACTCTATCCTGGTAGGGTCCAAAAAACGACGTCCCCAACTTAAGACAAATGGTGAACAATGGACAATTAATAGACTCCACATGGACGTTACTAAACACATATATGGACACTTCCAGAGGATCACATAGAGCACATAAAGGATGATGCATAATAAATTACGTATCAAACCAAACTCTTACGAGGGAAACTACCACTAATTCACATATTCCTTAAGTAGAATTTTAAAAACGCGATCCTAGTAGGGTCTAAAAAACGACGTGGAAACTGCCAACTTAAGACAAATGGTGAACAATGGACAATTAATAGACTCCACATGGACGTTAGAAAACACATATATGGACACTTCCAGAGGATCACATAGAGCACATAAAGGATGATGCATAATAAATTACGTATCAAACCAAACGCTTACGAGGGAAACTGCCACTAATTCACATATTCCTTAACTTGCGCAGTCCAAAAATAATCCCACACACTTTGGACATTGGACACTCATCAAATAAATTTATGAGCAAGACAGCCTACCATCAACAAAAGAGGACCCCCCAAACACTATTGTTGGTGTAGGGGAGATACTGAACTCTGATACCGCATCAATAGTATTGTCAAGAATGTATTTTGCCCAATTCCATTTCACTGCTCTTTCAGGATCTATAACTAGGTGGAGCAAATCGCTTCTGGAAGTTTTAATCACATTTAGGGATGCAAAAGTGGCAATGAAGAACATCGTAAAAGTTGCTTTGAAGAGGTGACTGTCGTGATCTAAATGAACCATATCCCTGGCCAAGCGGTCTGCGGTAGTAGACCCAAGGCGACGGTATTCATCTGGAACAATTACGGTAAGACGTTTCTCTATAATGTCTAAACCAGTGTCTTCAAACCCAAGCAGGTACCCTACATGCCTTGGAGACACCACTGTTGGAACCTTGTTGATGTTGAGTGTTCGAGTTCTTGTATCAAAGTGGCCCATAATCAATTTGCACATCGTCTTTCTCACTATTTTGCAGTTAAAACAGAACAAATTCCCAAAACCCATATCTTAAATAACTCTTCTTTTATCCCTATCCAATCCCTTAACAGCAGATATAAGAAGTTCCAAGTCACATGTTGGATTCATGTGTTCTGCTTTGGTTTCTTATCCAGTTTCGGAGACATGTTTGTACCCTGATTAAGGTAACATAAATCTTAATCAGTAGATACCTAAAAAACCCATAAAACGCAACTATGAATCAATATACAGAGTAACAATTTCCATGTGTGCAATTTTCGTTTAGAACATAACCATTTATTTACCAACATATACAAAATTCAGTACACCCAAATTGAGTTCAATATACATAACACCTTAATTCATTCCAATAAACTTACATATACAAAATCGAAGACACCCAACCAACAGTTATAATTAAACCAATTCATCAGAGACGATCATTTATATTAATCAAACACATGCATGCAAACTGAATTAGGGTTAAGTAGTACCGATATTCAGTGAAGCGAGGGAAGTAAAGACTTGAGCGGATAATCGGTGAATTCAGCGGAGAATCGGTGAATTCTGCACAGAATCGGATAATTCAACGGCGGGGTGACAGCGCGACCAGAGGAATTGAGTTGGGAACTTGAAAAGTTCAGGGATGATACCAAAGAAGCCAGGaatggagaggagagagaagggggAATTGGAATTGGGAAATGTGGGGGTTTGAAATGTCTTTTAATAGTTTCCCTTTATTTTAAAAAGGTAATGCCTTTTGAAATTCAAACTGAACTTGTGTCTTAGTCTCAGGAAGtattataatattaatttatattaTGTTAGCTAAGATATTTGTCCTACATTAAATACACAAACTTCTCTCACTATCCAACTCTCATTTTGGAAGCATCTAAGGGTACTTCTCCAACCTAGGGTTCCAACCTCCAACCACCTTGTTAAAGGTAAATTTTTACTTTTTAAACTAAGCAATATGTACTTGATTTATATTCCGGTTCTTTTCTCAGGTACGTGGTGTAATTTCATATTTCGGTTCTTTTACCTTGGTTTCAATTTTTGACAAGACTCTTTCGTAAACCCTAGTTCATTCAATTTTGAGAATTATGTAGAAATTGAGTTGTGGAGTGtgtttaattttgtcaaaaataaCAATTCACTTGTCGGTTGGTTTAGTTATGTCAAAAGGAATGACTTTTACAATAATTGGTACCTAAATCACACTTATACAACCATTAATATTATTGGTAGTAGGCTAGTAGCTACCTGTATGGTAGGTGATAACTACAGCAGGTGGCAACTCTTTTATCATCACTAAATACGTTAGGTAATTATTGTTGCTAGTCTCCTAATTATTTACACAATGGTCATGCTAATTTCTTACACTGTCGTCAAGTACTTATACTCGTTCGTGTTTAGGTATAAATGGATGAGGATAAAAATTCTAGCGCACACCATGAACCGGTTGATGACGTGAAATCAGTAGCACCCTCCAATGATGAGTATGATGATAATTCTGGTGGTGTAGACATCGAAAATCTTCCAGAAAACTTCATTGCCCCTGAAGTATGGGAACAAATCGGAAAAGCACTAGAAGATTTTAATTTTGACGATATAAATAAATTGTCCTTTGGGTCAATGAAAATGTGTGTAACGTTTTATTATATGTATGCCAAGGCAAAAGGTTTCGGAGCACGAAACAAAGCAGTTGTAAGGAGCAAAGTGGATGGTAAATTCACATCAAAAAACCTGATGTGCAGTAGGGAAGGTGTACGCCAGCTAAAGTACTTGGAAAACCCAAATAGGAAGCGCCCGTCAAGACCGGAAACTAGATATGGGTGCCAAGCTGTAatcaagttcaagtggaatcCAAGTGACGACTCTTGGTTCGTGAGAGACTTTGTTGGGGTCCATGATCACGAGCTTGTCTCCCCAAGTGAAGTCCAATTTATAAGGTATTTTATCAGATCAAGTCGTTGAGTCATTACCTTAATTCTTCTTGGTAACTTCCTTGTACAGCCAGTGTTTGTTATTTGCATAGTCCACTTATAATAATGTGGTTTCCCAACTAAGAAATGTTATAGGTTCTGACTGTATTTTCTCTAAATTGgtaaattatattgcagaagCCATAGAAGTCTTTCATATGCTGACAAGCTCCGTATCAAGGCATTGATAAATTCTTGGGTATCTCCTCCCGTGACAATGAGGAATCTGGTTCAACAAGCGGGTGGTCCTGACAAACTACCTTTCCTTAAAAAGTACTTGTACAATGCTTGTCAAAGAATTAAGAAGGAAGATATTCCAGATAAGGGCACGGAGGTCGTGTTTGTATACCTGTTCGGGAAACAGAATACTGACCTTGGGTTTTTCTTGAAATATACACGAGACAGAGATAATGCACTGGATAAACTCTTTTGGTGTGATGGGACGTCCTGTAATGATTACAGGGCATTTGACAATGTCATTGCCTTTGACACCACATACAAAGTAAATGCGTACCACAAGCCGCTTGTGGTGATTGTCGGTGTAAATCACCACAGGCAAagtgttgtttttgttgtttctCTAGTTAGCCATGAAAAGGAGGAGACATTCAAGTGGATATTGGAGCAGTTGACTGAAGCAGGGGATAACGTCGCTCCTTACACTGTTTTGACTGACGGGGACAAGGCAATGGCAAATGCTATATCAGTTGTTTTCCCGAAGGCTATACATAGGCTGTGATTGTggcattgtgagggggtcgaaaaagcgcgaggctaatgcgtgaccttgtccctcgtgggtgtgacgattctttttattcaatcaagtgtaattggatttcctgtgagtatacacccaattgactagtaatataggagtcgccattcagtttttaacgacaatgagaaaaactgacaaaacccggttatcgtgacataaagggagtgcaattatgtttgaccatgacggccgtaggttcccttgtgatccctggtgtggggatctctcaatatacacccgcaaggtagagattgagggttcgggggactgtaactaccgagaggagtaattcgctcgtcgataactccagaggcaggatatccttactagctcagcataaataattgaagggacatgcgttaactattaaactaatctgagtagattttagcaatatgcaacatataatactaattcgatcgtgattatctgatttaaataacattaagggacctagcatgataatccgatttcccaaaaatattatatttgttaggcgtgatagaacaatcagattaggttagtttaacagttcataaaaagggcgaggaaagcagttaaatcatcgaaagggacacattacgacgcacccttgagaggtgcgtcacggttctcataaaactaaccactttgaatttgctatttctcctttttatttaacgaatctcgattatgggacaggatacgttctgttcgatttatggatcgattgcgacagaacgcgtgaacagtttcgcagcgagaggcttaggctaagggttggagtcaatactcgtAATAtatttatgtgttgttgtgtgtcctttcacgtcgaaactaggggcctatttatagggaagagttcgtggaaagatagaattgcagagttctaatccacaaagaattaggaaaagagacgtacccaggtattttcagcgcccaggcctgggcgccgaagatttcggcgcccagagccaggcgttgaaaatagggtctgggcagttttgtttagtcagattcggattcctaaaatccg
This sequence is a window from Spinacia oleracea cultivar Varoflay chromosome 1, BTI_SOV_V1, whole genome shotgun sequence. Protein-coding genes within it:
- the LOC110778943 gene encoding protein FAR1-RELATED SEQUENCE 5-like, which encodes MDEDKNSSAHHEPVDDVKSVAPSNDEYDDNSGGVDIENLPENFIAPEVWEQIGKALEDFNFDDINKLSFGSMKMCVTFYYMYAKAKGFGARNKAVVRSKVDGKFTSKNLMCSREGVRQLKYLENPNRKRPSRPETRYGCQAVIKFKWNPSDDSWFVRDFVGVHDHELVSPSEVQFIRSHRSLSYADKLRIKALINSWVSPPVTMRNLVQQAGGPDKLPFLKKYLYNACQRIKKEDIPDKGTEVVFVYLFGKQNTDLGFFLKYTRDRDNALDKLFWCDGTSCNDYRAFDNVIAFDTTYKVNAYHKPLVVIVGVNHHRQSVVFVVSLVSHEKEETFKWILEQLTEAGDNVAPYTVLTDGDKAMANAISVVFPKAIHRL